The Glycine soja cultivar W05 chromosome 8, ASM419377v2, whole genome shotgun sequence genome has a window encoding:
- the LOC114423140 gene encoding polygalacturonase At1g48100-like isoform X1 — protein sequence MSGLSFKGFTYMFLIAFLIWSFNFEACIARRGKHWRQSRDVSASLYKKKGKNYSNAHNKNHGGGSKSKPPSSHKGTPTLPKPPPQHKNTPSPPYPTPPSDDTPTTPPPKGYNGGGHSPTTTFNVLDFGAKGDGKSDDTKAFQEAWAEACKVESSTMLVPADYVFFVGPISFSGPYCKPSIVFQLDGTIVAPTSPNAWGKGLLQWLEFSKLVGITIQGNGIIDGRGSVWWQDNPYDDPIDDEEKLIVPLNHTIGSPSPPLPVIIQSEMGGKMPSVKPTALRFYGSFNPTVTGITIQNSPQCHLKFDSCNGVMVHNVTISSPGDSPNTDGIHLQNSKDVLIYGSTMACGDDCISIQTGCSNVYVHNVNCGPGHGISIGSLGKDNTRACVSNITVRDVNMHNTMNGVRIKTWQGGSGSVQGVLFSNIQVSEVELPIVIDQFYCDKRTCKNQTSAVSLAGINYERIRGTYTVKPVHFACSDSLPCVDVSLTSVELKPIQEKYHLYNPFCWQTYGELKTPTVPPIDCLQIGKPTNNRIQTDHDLC from the exons ATGAGTGGCTTGAGTTTCAAGGGCTTCACATACATGTTCCTCATTGCATTTCTCATTTGGTCCTTCAATTTTGAAGCCTGCATTGCAAGAAGAGGCAAGCACTGGAGGCAAAGCAGGGATGTCTCAGCTTCTTTGTACAAGAAGAAAGGCAAAAACTATAGCAATGCTCACAACAAGAACCATGGTGGAGGATCAAAATCAAAGCCTCCATCATCACACAAAGGCACACCAACATTACCAAAGCCTCCACCACAACATAAGAACACTCCCTCACCACCATATCCAACTCCACCAAGTGATGATACCCCCACAACTCCACCACCAAAAGGTTACAATGGTGGTGGCCATTCTCCCACCACCACCTTCAATGTGCTTGATTTTGGAGCCAAGGGAGATGGAAAATCTGATGACACAAAG GCATTTCAAGAGGCTTGGGCTGAAGCTTGTAAAGTAGAATCATCAACCATGCTCGTCCCAGCAGACTACGTATTCTTTGTGGGGCCCATTTCATTCTCTGGCCCATACTGTAAACCCAGCATCGTTTTCCAG CTTGATGGCACCATTGTTGCACCAACAAGCCCCAATGCTTGGGGCAAAGGACTCCTACAGTGGTTGGAATTTTCCAAGTTAGTGGGAATTACCATCCAAGGAAATGGCATCATTGATGGAAGAGGCTCAGTGTGGTGGCAAGACAATCCATATGATGATCCTATTGATGATGAAGAAAAGCTCATTGTCCCTTTGAACCACACAATTGGGAGCCCGAGCCCTCCACTGCCGGTAATT ATTCAAAGTGAGATGGGAGGAAAAATGCCATCCGTCAAGCCAACT GCATTGCGGTTCTATGGGAGTTTTAATCCAACAGTTACAGGCATaacaattcaaaatagtccaCAATGCCATCTCAAGTTTGACAGCTGTAATGGGGTCATGGTCCATAATGTGACCATATCATCTCCTGGGGACAGTCCAAACACAGATGGAATTCACCTTCAGAACTCCAAAGATGTGTTAATATACGGCAGCACCATGGCCTGCG GAGATGACTGTATTTCGATACAAACTGGATGCTCGAACGTATACGTACACAATGTCAACTGTGGACCAGGGCATGGAATCAGCATTGGAAGTCTAGGAAAGGATAACACCAGAGCCTGTGTCTCAAACATTACTGTCAGGGATGTCAACATGCACAACACAATGAATGGTGTCAGAATCAAAACATGGCAG GGTGGATCGGGTTCTGTACAAGGAGTGCTATTCTCAAATATACAAGTTTCTGAAGTTGAACTCCCAATTGTGATCGATCAATTCTACTGTGACAAAAGAACCTGCAAAAACCAAACGTCAGCTGTGTCTCTCGCCGGAATCAACTATGAAAGGATAAGGGGGACATACACCGTTAAGCCAGTTCATTTTGCCTGCAGTGATAGCCTACCTTGTGTGGATGTTTCTCTAACCTCTGTTGAGTTAAAACCAATTCAAGAAAAATACCATCTTTACAATCCTTTCTGCTGGCAGACTTATGGTGAATTGAAAACTCCAACAGTCCCACCAATTGATTGTCTACAAATCGGGAAGCCAACAAACAATCGGATTCAGACAGATCATGATTTATGTTGA
- the LOC114423140 gene encoding polygalacturonase At1g48100-like isoform X2, with amino-acid sequence MSGLSFKGFTYMFLIAFLIWSFNFEACIARRGKHWRQSRDVSASLYKKKGKNYSNAHNKNHGGGSKSKPPSSHKGTPTLPKPPPQHKNTPSPPYPTPPSDDTPTTPPPKGYNGGGHSPTTTFNVLDFGAKGDGKSDDTKAFQEAWAEACKVESSTMLVPADYVFFVGPISFSGPYCKPSIVFQLDGTIVAPTSPNAWGKGLLQWLEFSKLVGITIQGNGIIDGRGSVWWQDNPYDDPIDDEEKLIVPLNHTIGSPSPPLPIQSEMGGKMPSVKPTALRFYGSFNPTVTGITIQNSPQCHLKFDSCNGVMVHNVTISSPGDSPNTDGIHLQNSKDVLIYGSTMACGDDCISIQTGCSNVYVHNVNCGPGHGISIGSLGKDNTRACVSNITVRDVNMHNTMNGVRIKTWQGGSGSVQGVLFSNIQVSEVELPIVIDQFYCDKRTCKNQTSAVSLAGINYERIRGTYTVKPVHFACSDSLPCVDVSLTSVELKPIQEKYHLYNPFCWQTYGELKTPTVPPIDCLQIGKPTNNRIQTDHDLC; translated from the exons ATGAGTGGCTTGAGTTTCAAGGGCTTCACATACATGTTCCTCATTGCATTTCTCATTTGGTCCTTCAATTTTGAAGCCTGCATTGCAAGAAGAGGCAAGCACTGGAGGCAAAGCAGGGATGTCTCAGCTTCTTTGTACAAGAAGAAAGGCAAAAACTATAGCAATGCTCACAACAAGAACCATGGTGGAGGATCAAAATCAAAGCCTCCATCATCACACAAAGGCACACCAACATTACCAAAGCCTCCACCACAACATAAGAACACTCCCTCACCACCATATCCAACTCCACCAAGTGATGATACCCCCACAACTCCACCACCAAAAGGTTACAATGGTGGTGGCCATTCTCCCACCACCACCTTCAATGTGCTTGATTTTGGAGCCAAGGGAGATGGAAAATCTGATGACACAAAG GCATTTCAAGAGGCTTGGGCTGAAGCTTGTAAAGTAGAATCATCAACCATGCTCGTCCCAGCAGACTACGTATTCTTTGTGGGGCCCATTTCATTCTCTGGCCCATACTGTAAACCCAGCATCGTTTTCCAG CTTGATGGCACCATTGTTGCACCAACAAGCCCCAATGCTTGGGGCAAAGGACTCCTACAGTGGTTGGAATTTTCCAAGTTAGTGGGAATTACCATCCAAGGAAATGGCATCATTGATGGAAGAGGCTCAGTGTGGTGGCAAGACAATCCATATGATGATCCTATTGATGATGAAGAAAAGCTCATTGTCCCTTTGAACCACACAATTGGGAGCCCGAGCCCTCCACTGCCG ATTCAAAGTGAGATGGGAGGAAAAATGCCATCCGTCAAGCCAACT GCATTGCGGTTCTATGGGAGTTTTAATCCAACAGTTACAGGCATaacaattcaaaatagtccaCAATGCCATCTCAAGTTTGACAGCTGTAATGGGGTCATGGTCCATAATGTGACCATATCATCTCCTGGGGACAGTCCAAACACAGATGGAATTCACCTTCAGAACTCCAAAGATGTGTTAATATACGGCAGCACCATGGCCTGCG GAGATGACTGTATTTCGATACAAACTGGATGCTCGAACGTATACGTACACAATGTCAACTGTGGACCAGGGCATGGAATCAGCATTGGAAGTCTAGGAAAGGATAACACCAGAGCCTGTGTCTCAAACATTACTGTCAGGGATGTCAACATGCACAACACAATGAATGGTGTCAGAATCAAAACATGGCAG GGTGGATCGGGTTCTGTACAAGGAGTGCTATTCTCAAATATACAAGTTTCTGAAGTTGAACTCCCAATTGTGATCGATCAATTCTACTGTGACAAAAGAACCTGCAAAAACCAAACGTCAGCTGTGTCTCTCGCCGGAATCAACTATGAAAGGATAAGGGGGACATACACCGTTAAGCCAGTTCATTTTGCCTGCAGTGATAGCCTACCTTGTGTGGATGTTTCTCTAACCTCTGTTGAGTTAAAACCAATTCAAGAAAAATACCATCTTTACAATCCTTTCTGCTGGCAGACTTATGGTGAATTGAAAACTCCAACAGTCCCACCAATTGATTGTCTACAAATCGGGAAGCCAACAAACAATCGGATTCAGACAGATCATGATTTATGTTGA